From a region of the Heliangelus exortis chromosome 19, bHelExo1.hap1, whole genome shotgun sequence genome:
- the SF3A1 gene encoding splicing factor 3A subunit 1, which produces MPAGPVQAMAPAQPAPPPAESKPAEEEPKEEAAPAKPVVGIIYPPPEVRNIVDKTASFVARNGPEFEARIRQNEINNPKFNFLNPNDPYHAYYRHKVSEFKEGKAQEPSAAIPKVMQQQQSAQQQLPQKVQAQVIQETVVPKEPPPEFEFIADPPSISAFDLDVVKLTAQFVARNGRQFLTQLMQKEQRNYQFDFLRPQHSLFNYFTKLVEQYTKILIPPKGLLLKLKKEAENPKEVLDQVYYRVEWAKFQERERKKEEEEKEKERVAYAQIDWHDFVVVETVDFQPNEQGNFPPPTTPEELGARILIQERYEKFGESEEVEMEVESDEEDEKQEKTDEPPAQLDQDTQVQDMDEGSDDEDEGQKVPPPPETPMPPPLPPTPDQVIVRKDYDPKASKPLPPAPAPDEYLVSPITGEKIPASKMQEHMRIGLLDPRWLEQRDRSIREKQSDDEVYAPGLDIESSLKQLAERRTDIFGVEETAIGKKIGEEEIQKPEEKVTWDGHSGSMARTQQAAQANITLQEQIEAIHKAKGLVPEDDSKEKIGPSKPNEIPQPPPPSSAANPPASAQPITSVPRPPTMPPPVRAAVVSAVPVMPRPPMTSVVRLPPGSVIATPMPPIIHTPRINVVPMPPSAPPIMSPRPPPMIVPTAFVPAPPVAPVPSPAPMPPVHPPPPMEDEPVSKKLKSEDSLIPEEEFLRRNKGPVTVKVQVPNMQDKTEWKLNGQVLVFTLPLSDQVSVIKVKIHEATGMPAGKQKLQYEGIFIKDSNSLAYYNMTSGSLIHLALKERGGRKK; this is translated from the exons aaatGGTCCAGAATTTGAAGCTCGAATTCGtcagaatgaaataaataacCCCAAATTCAATTTCTTGAACCCCAACGACCCCTACCATGCCTACTACAGACACAAAGTCAGTGAGTTCAAAGAGGGCAAAGCCCAGGAGCCCTCAGCTGCCATCCCCAAGgtcatgcagcagcagcaaagtgctcagcagcagcttccccagaAG GTGCAGGCCCAGGTGATCCAGGAGACTGTGGTTCCCAAGGAGCCCCCTCCAGAGTTCGAGTTCATCGCGGATCCTCCCTCCATCTCCGCCTTCGACCTGGATGTGGTGAAGCTGACTGCTCAGTTTGTGGCTCGCAACGGCCGCCAGTTCCTCACCCAGCTGatgcagaaggagcagaggaattACCAGTTTGACTTCCTAcgtccccagcacagcctcttcAACTACTTCACTAAGCTGGTCGAGCAGTACACAAAG ATCCTGATCCCACCCAAAGGCTTGCTCCTCAAGCTCAAGAAAGAGGCTGAGAACCCCAAGGAAGTCCTAGATCAG GTGTATTACAGAGTGGAATGGGCAAAATTCCAGGAGcgggagagaaagaaggaagaggaggagaaggaaaaggagcgTGTTGCTTATGCCCAGATTGATTGGCATGACTTTGTGGTGGTGGAAACTGTTGACTTCCAGCCCAATGAGCAAG GGaatttccctcctcccaccacTCCAGAAGAGCTGGGAGCTCGAATCCTGATCCAGGAGCGTTATGAGAAGTTTGGAGAAAGTGAAGAGGTGGAGATGGAAGTGGAGTCAgatgaggaagatgaaaagcaagagaaaacagatgagcccccagcccagcttgATCAAGACACACAAGTGCAGGATATGGATGAG GGCTCAGATGATGAAGATGAAGGTCAGAAGGTTCCTCCACCTCCAGAAACCCCAATGCCACCACCTCTGCCTCCCACTCCAGATCAGGTCATTGTGCGGAAAGATTACGATCCCAAAG cttccaaACCATTACCACCTGCCCCAGCTCCTGATGAGTATCTCGTTTCTCCCATCACCGGAGAGAAAATTCCTGCCAGTAAAATGCAAGAACACATGAGGATTGGGCTGCTGGACCCTCGttggctggagcagagggacagaTCCATCCGGGAAAAGCAGAGTGATGATGAGGTCTATGCTCCAG GTTTGGATATTGAGAGCAGCCtgaagcagctggcagagcGTAGGACTGACATCTTTGGTGTGGAAGAGACTgcaattgggaaaaaaattggtGAAGAAGAAATCCAGAAACCAGAGGAGAAG GTGACCTGGGATGGCCACTCGGGCAGCATGGCCCGCACACAGCAAGCAGCTCAGGCCAACATCACTCTCCAAGAGCAAATTGAAGCTATCCACAAGGCCAAGGGACTGGTGCCAGAAGATGACAGCAAGGAGAAGATTGGGCCCAGCAAACCCAACGAaatccctcagcctcctcccccTTCATCAGCAGCCAACCCCCCAGCCAGCGCTCAGCCCATCACCTCCGTGCCTCGACCCCCCACT atGCCTCCTCCTGTCCGTGCTGCTGTTGTCTCAGCAGTTCCAGTCATGCCTCGGCCCCCCATGACCTCCGTGGTCCGTTTGCCCCCAGGCTCAGTCATAGCCACCCCAATGCCCCCCATCATCCACACCCCACGCATCAACGTGGTCCCCATgcccccctctgctcctcccatcATGAGCCCCCGCCCCCCACCCATGATTGTACCCACAG CATTTGTTCCTGCACCTCCCGTGGCTCCAgttccttccccagccccaaTGCCTCCTGTCCACCCCCCTCCACCCATGGAGGATGAACCAGTCTCCAAGAAACTGAAGAGTGAGGACAGCCTGATCCCAGAGGAGGAATTCCTACGAAGGAACAAG GGTCCGGTCACAGTCAAAGTCCAAGTTCCCAACATGCAGGACAAGACAGAATGGAAGCTGAATGGCCAAGTGTTGGTGTTTACCCTGCCCCTCTCAGACCAG GTGTCTGTTATAAAGGTGAAGATCCACGAGGCCACAGGGATGccagctgggaagcagaagctgcagtACGAG GGCATCTTCATCAAGGATTCCAACTCCCTGGCTTACTACAACATGACCAGTGGCTCCCTGATCCACCTGGCCCTCaaggagagaggaggcagaaagaaatAG